A portion of the Falsibacillus albus genome contains these proteins:
- a CDS encoding DUF421 domain-containing protein has translation MHDIFESIIRTILSYIMLLLFTYFMGKQLNSHKNYFNFAFSITLGSFVANMSFEYNLNYLSLTLSFLTLILIYFILLLTSFHSRNLRKYFSGRPTVIIEKGKLLDHNMKKLKYSLDNLNQHLREQSIFDIDQVEYAVLEVSGNLSVLKKDIYQTVVKKDMSIPPKTDKALPVEVIMEGKIIKENLRTPYTKEWIEHQCRSRNLLIQDVYYAVIGTQGQLFFDVYNDRLKSPFDVE, from the coding sequence ATGCATGATATTTTTGAATCAATCATCCGAACAATTCTTTCTTATATTATGCTGCTCCTCTTCACTTACTTTATGGGAAAGCAGCTGAATTCTCATAAAAACTATTTTAATTTTGCATTTTCCATCACACTTGGGTCTTTTGTTGCTAACATGAGTTTTGAATATAATTTAAATTATCTGTCGTTGACGTTATCTTTTTTGACTTTGATCCTGATTTATTTCATCCTTCTTTTGACTTCCTTTCATAGCCGTAATTTAAGAAAGTATTTTTCAGGAAGGCCGACCGTCATCATCGAAAAAGGAAAACTATTGGATCATAACATGAAAAAGCTAAAGTATTCATTGGATAACTTAAATCAACATCTTAGAGAACAAAGTATTTTTGATATTGATCAAGTGGAGTATGCAGTACTTGAGGTAAGCGGCAATTTATCCGTCCTCAAGAAAGATATTTACCAGACAGTGGTAAAAAAGGACATGTCGATTCCTCCCAAAACCGATAAAGCCCTTCCCGTTGAAGTCATAATGGAAGGCAAAATCATTAAGGAAAATCTTAGAACTCCCTACACAAAGGAGTGGATTGAACATCAATGCAGATCAAGGAACCTTCTAATTCAAGATGTTTATTATGCTGTCATCGGAACACAAGGGCAGCTTTTCTTCGATGTGTATAATGATCGACTCAAGTCACCTTTTGATGTGGAATGA
- a CDS encoding ATP-binding protein, with the protein MNFILLITLSIIPLIFCLVTFFGKYTHFRKRITIFLMLLAIWQIDVSILYSNEFFSNSTALIIFRSLRFAPIFQMAIIYFFSMRIMQECLESDQLSQKMISILHWLFNRTIFYILLAYCLFVYAVNFTPYGIQHLTVVKEFPQFPSHYYPVYGPLNFTFTINIYLTFITTMLFLFASLQVKNLPLKRFFISLNVSTIFIFIIGVMSGFLFIPLFFSSLSSLISTCVLFIGYTSVQSRTIEQINRELRDQSAFLEILMNVNPNYLYVRNQKKEIVALNKSFADLHGINPMIFHKTDEIFLMAKQKKWINPMKNCSHDIYEFEDVQGTNHLIEWTCKQINFQGEKNYSLCFGHDVTERMQNEEMIIKSENMRVLGEMAAGIAHEIKNPLTSIKGFIQLLNEDPECNTGYLKIISAEIDRINEVVGELLYMAKPQANTKSNSFFNIMDVIDHVKLLLDTTAIMTNVEIQTAGDPALHLRGFEEKLLKQVLLNIMKNSLEALSKGGKVKIKIERLMDDQIRIRVIDNGIGISREKLKRLGEPFYTTKEKGTGLGLTICHKIMRENNGSLQFKSKLGMGTVVDLIFVSQSNSNNELQTSS; encoded by the coding sequence ATGAATTTTATATTGCTGATAACATTATCGATTATTCCTTTAATATTTTGCTTGGTTACATTTTTTGGGAAGTACACACATTTTAGAAAAAGAATCACGATCTTTCTCATGCTGCTGGCCATTTGGCAAATTGACGTCTCTATCTTATACAGCAATGAATTCTTTTCAAATAGTACTGCCTTGATAATCTTTAGATCTTTGCGCTTTGCGCCGATTTTTCAGATGGCAATTATTTATTTTTTTTCAATGAGGATCATGCAGGAGTGTTTAGAGTCTGACCAATTATCACAAAAAATGATTTCCATTTTGCATTGGTTGTTCAACCGTACCATATTTTATATCCTCCTTGCCTATTGTCTATTCGTTTATGCTGTCAATTTTACACCCTACGGGATTCAACATCTTACAGTGGTTAAAGAATTTCCGCAATTTCCATCCCACTACTATCCTGTATACGGTCCATTAAATTTTACTTTTACAATTAATATTTACCTCACATTTATTACCACCATGCTGTTTTTATTTGCTAGTTTACAAGTTAAGAATCTTCCTTTAAAGAGGTTTTTCATCAGTTTGAATGTATCCACCATTTTTATTTTTATCATTGGCGTCATGAGTGGATTTTTGTTCATTCCATTGTTTTTCTCCAGCTTAAGCTCTCTCATAAGTACATGTGTTTTATTCATAGGCTATACTTCTGTACAGTCACGCACGATTGAGCAAATAAATCGTGAGCTTCGGGACCAAAGTGCTTTTTTGGAAATATTGATGAATGTCAACCCGAACTATTTATACGTGAGGAATCAAAAAAAAGAAATAGTAGCCTTAAATAAATCGTTTGCCGATCTCCATGGAATCAATCCGATGATATTTCATAAGACAGATGAAATTTTTTTAATGGCTAAACAAAAAAAATGGATTAATCCGATGAAGAATTGTTCCCATGATATTTATGAATTTGAAGATGTGCAAGGAACAAATCATTTGATTGAATGGACATGCAAACAAATTAATTTTCAAGGAGAAAAGAACTATTCCCTTTGTTTTGGACATGATGTTACAGAAAGAATGCAGAATGAAGAAATGATCATCAAATCGGAAAATATGCGTGTGTTGGGGGAAATGGCTGCTGGCATTGCACATGAAATCAAAAATCCGTTAACATCCATCAAAGGGTTTATTCAGCTTTTGAATGAGGATCCTGAATGCAATACTGGATATTTAAAGATCATTTCTGCAGAAATAGATCGAATTAATGAAGTTGTCGGTGAATTGCTCTATATGGCTAAGCCACAGGCGAATACGAAGAGCAATTCCTTTTTCAATATCATGGATGTCATCGATCACGTTAAATTGCTGCTGGATACTACCGCAATCATGACGAACGTAGAGATTCAAACCGCCGGCGACCCTGCCCTGCATCTTAGAGGGTTTGAAGAGAAATTATTAAAGCAGGTCCTTCTGAACATTATGAAAAACTCTCTTGAGGCACTTTCTAAAGGTGGGAAAGTCAAAATCAAGATAGAAAGACTGATGGACGATCAGATCCGAATCAGGGTCATCGATAACGGCATCGGGATTTCAAGAGAAAAATTGAAGAGGCTTGGAGAGCCGTTTTATACGACAAAAGAAAAAGGTACTGGGCTTGGTTTAACAATTTGCCATAAAATCATGCGCGAAAATAATGGTTCCCTGCAATTTAAGAGCAAGTTAGGCATGGGGACCGTGGTCGATTTAATTTTTGTTTCCCAGTCAAATTCCAATAATGAACTTCAAACATCATCATGA
- the thrS gene encoding threonine--tRNA ligase, protein MFPDGEDKIYHLGKLFDAKEDIGAIRQTALHVLGRAVKRLYPDVKLGKGGVLEDGFYYDFDFGKSISSDELIHIQKEMEFIVSQDLEIHLEYVSKSEAVQLFERLGEDYKLKMLESVSEEAVVWIFKHGAFFDLCPGPELASIKWIQAFKLSHVSGVYDEVMKENQMIQRIYGTAFISDLELKEYLQMKEEAAKRDHRKLGKEMDLFMFSEEAAGMPFYLPDGQIIRQELEAFLRDLQLKNGYEEVRTPSMMNARLWEQSGHWDHYKENMYFAEVDNSSFAIKPMNCPGHMLIYRNKLHSYRDLPIRLSEFGQVHRHEFSGGLNGLLRVRSFCQDDAHIFAAPDQIEEEIMHVIQLIDYAYQIFGFEYKIELSTRPQKSMGEDALWESAEHSLKNVLDKMNCNYRVNEGDGAFYGPKIDFHIKDALNRSHQCATVQLDFQLPEKFDLVYMDANNEKQRPVVIHRAIFGSIDRFFGMLLEHFAGAFPTWLAPVQAVVMPISHKVHGKYAKEIADKLSHAGIRTKLDDRHEKLGLKIRNAQLKKIPYMIVIGDKEVNYQYLSVRKYGENTSSFRWLGDFMNEIRSEIQNKKL, encoded by the coding sequence ATATTTCCAGATGGAGAAGATAAAATTTATCACTTAGGAAAACTTTTTGATGCAAAAGAGGACATTGGAGCCATTCGACAAACTGCCCTCCATGTACTTGGAAGGGCAGTAAAACGACTTTATCCAGATGTGAAGCTTGGCAAAGGAGGAGTGCTGGAGGATGGGTTTTATTATGATTTTGATTTTGGAAAAAGCATCTCCAGTGATGAACTGATCCATATCCAAAAAGAAATGGAATTTATCGTAAGCCAAGATCTTGAGATTCATCTTGAATATGTAAGCAAAAGTGAAGCCGTTCAATTATTTGAACGTTTAGGAGAAGATTATAAACTAAAAATGCTTGAAAGTGTTTCTGAAGAAGCGGTAGTATGGATTTTTAAACATGGAGCCTTCTTTGACTTATGCCCTGGACCAGAGCTTGCTTCAATTAAATGGATTCAAGCATTCAAATTAAGCCACGTTTCAGGTGTGTATGATGAAGTTATGAAGGAAAACCAAATGATTCAAAGAATATATGGTACTGCCTTTATTAGTGATCTTGAGTTAAAGGAATACTTACAAATGAAAGAGGAAGCTGCAAAAAGAGACCATAGAAAACTTGGGAAAGAAATGGATTTATTCATGTTCTCAGAGGAAGCGGCGGGTATGCCATTTTATTTGCCGGACGGACAAATCATCCGACAGGAACTTGAAGCATTCCTCCGAGATCTTCAATTGAAAAATGGATATGAAGAAGTACGCACACCTTCGATGATGAATGCCCGGTTATGGGAACAATCAGGTCATTGGGATCATTATAAAGAAAACATGTATTTTGCTGAGGTCGACAATTCGAGCTTCGCCATCAAACCCATGAACTGCCCGGGGCACATGCTAATTTATCGAAACAAACTTCATTCTTATCGTGATTTGCCCATCAGACTTTCAGAATTTGGCCAAGTGCATCGCCATGAATTCAGCGGTGGATTGAATGGTCTCCTGAGAGTCCGGTCATTCTGCCAGGACGATGCACACATTTTTGCAGCGCCTGACCAAATCGAAGAAGAAATCATGCATGTCATTCAACTCATCGATTATGCTTACCAAATTTTTGGATTCGAATATAAAATTGAGCTTTCAACTCGTCCACAAAAGTCCATGGGAGAAGATGCTTTGTGGGAATCCGCTGAACATTCATTGAAAAATGTGCTGGATAAAATGAACTGCAACTACCGTGTAAATGAAGGGGATGGGGCATTTTATGGTCCCAAAATTGATTTCCACATAAAAGATGCATTAAATCGAAGTCATCAATGTGCAACAGTACAGCTGGATTTTCAACTTCCTGAAAAATTCGATCTAGTATACATGGATGCGAATAATGAAAAACAACGGCCGGTTGTCATTCACAGGGCCATTTTCGGATCGATCGACAGGTTCTTTGGTATGCTGCTCGAGCACTTTGCAGGGGCATTTCCAACTTGGCTTGCTCCTGTTCAGGCCGTTGTTATGCCAATTTCCCATAAAGTTCATGGCAAATATGCGAAAGAGATAGCGGATAAGCTCAGTCATGCTGGCATCCGTACAAAATTAGACGATCGCCATGAAAAGCTGGGACTGAAAATCAGGAATGCGCAATTGAAAAAGATACCTTATATGATTGTCATCGGTGATAAAGAAGTCAATTATCAATATTTAAGCGTCAGAAAATATGGAGAAAACACTTCATCATTCAGATGGCTCGGAGATTTCATGAATGAAATCCGTTCGGAAATTCAAAATAAGAAGCTCTAA
- a CDS encoding alpha/beta fold hydrolase translates to MNEEYIHIDGAELWTIKQGKGVPVILISGGPGCCDYLEPISRLIDESCEVIRFDPRGVGRSSKVDKGYELHRCLWDMEAIRKTYKIDKWIVIGHSWGADLALAYALLYPESLSGMVSIAGTGIQNDRDWKETYVKNKQILGESSPELNFPHNPIVHRSLIDSWRRFIKYSKLLHEISNIQIPSMFVMGEKDIRPSWPIEQIAHLIPYSTYHVIEGAGHYIWQNEEDSLRTCLLTFIMEKHVF, encoded by the coding sequence TTGAACGAAGAATACATCCATATTGATGGAGCAGAACTATGGACCATTAAACAAGGGAAAGGGGTCCCTGTCATCCTGATTAGCGGCGGCCCCGGCTGCTGTGACTACTTAGAGCCAATATCCAGATTAATAGATGAGTCATGTGAGGTCATACGTTTTGATCCACGGGGTGTGGGGAGATCGTCGAAAGTGGATAAAGGTTATGAATTGCATCGTTGTCTATGGGATATGGAAGCGATTCGCAAGACATACAAAATAGATAAATGGATTGTCATTGGACATTCGTGGGGGGCAGACTTAGCGCTTGCCTATGCATTGCTCTATCCGGAGTCACTTTCAGGAATGGTTTCTATTGCAGGAACCGGTATCCAAAATGATCGTGATTGGAAGGAGACTTATGTAAAGAATAAACAGATATTGGGTGAAAGTTCGCCTGAACTCAATTTTCCTCATAATCCAATCGTTCATCGTTCGTTAATTGATTCATGGAGAAGATTTATTAAGTATTCAAAGCTTCTGCATGAAATTTCCAACATTCAGATCCCATCCATGTTTGTTATGGGCGAAAAGGATATCAGGCCCTCTTGGCCAATTGAACAAATTGCACATTTGATTCCATATAGTACTTATCATGTTATTGAAGGTGCCGGACATTATATTTGGCAAAACGAAGAAGATTCCTTGAGAACATGCTTGTTAACATTCATTATGGAAAAACATGTATTTTGA
- a CDS encoding P-loop NTPase family protein: protein MKPKLILIEGLPGSGKTTTAKLVKEILIEKGVDCELFLEGNLNHPADLDGVAYFSESEWESLCVRFGQFSQMMHENVLKKEGGYLFPYKKLKNEEISTTLMDTCFENDIYELPLNENIKWITEKWNEFKCVADTKDKIYIFECCFIQNPVTMGMVKYDAPYETTFNYVLQLLKAVEGLDPILIYVEQEKIHDSFVKAIQERPREWSEGFISYYTDQGFGKKNDLHGLEGTLKILEERKKLELMIIDKLPMKKFFIDNSAFDRDKHKQRLSQILDGN from the coding sequence ATGAAACCAAAGTTAATATTGATAGAGGGTCTGCCCGGCTCAGGAAAGACGACCACTGCAAAACTTGTCAAAGAAATTCTCATAGAAAAAGGTGTAGATTGCGAACTGTTTTTAGAAGGGAATTTAAACCATCCGGCTGACCTTGATGGAGTTGCATATTTCTCCGAATCGGAATGGGAATCACTGTGCGTTAGGTTTGGTCAATTTTCCCAAATGATGCATGAGAACGTTCTAAAAAAAGAAGGTGGATATCTTTTTCCATACAAAAAACTAAAAAACGAAGAAATTTCAACAACATTAATGGACACATGCTTCGAAAATGATATATATGAGCTTCCTTTGAATGAAAATATTAAATGGATAACTGAAAAATGGAATGAATTCAAATGTGTTGCAGACACCAAAGATAAAATCTATATATTTGAATGCTGTTTCATTCAAAACCCCGTCACGATGGGAATGGTAAAATATGATGCACCCTATGAAACCACGTTCAATTACGTTTTGCAGCTTTTAAAGGCAGTCGAAGGATTAGATCCTATTTTGATCTATGTTGAGCAGGAAAAAATCCATGACTCTTTTGTAAAAGCAATTCAAGAACGTCCGAGAGAATGGTCTGAAGGTTTTATTTCTTATTATACCGATCAAGGGTTTGGTAAAAAGAATGATTTGCACGGCTTGGAAGGAACATTGAAGATCCTTGAGGAACGAAAAAAATTGGAATTGATGATTATCGATAAGCTTCCCATGAAGAAATTTTTTATAGATAATTCTGCTTTTGATAGGGACAAACATAAGCAGCGATTGAGCCAAATCTTAGATGGAAATTAA
- a CDS encoding DUF4825 domain-containing protein: protein MGRERIDIDQEIKNMPKPALEPEKKKKMLKAVLSSEENSIMDRKKRRWILPSWQLIAGTAAFLLVCFFAITGLNGNHYNGSSKSIEIAGEHINLVELSKERTPYVGENSKVGQIVYSLPGADFVSEISLQTKKHPFGLTVNYGSKQNSTKKKEEFETYWKNGLEEKALMNATSFFILIDNVEEININISTEVPQHFTFNRKQLDDFYGRDLRQYGKDPELWKSEVFDHKLNHPEKIEKLFQNMQ from the coding sequence ATGGGTAGGGAAAGAATCGATATCGATCAAGAGATTAAAAATATGCCCAAACCAGCATTGGAGCCAGAAAAGAAGAAGAAGATGCTGAAGGCTGTCCTTTCATCTGAAGAAAACAGCATAATGGACAGAAAAAAAAGAAGATGGATTCTGCCTTCATGGCAGCTTATAGCAGGTACTGCTGCCTTTCTATTAGTTTGTTTCTTTGCAATCACCGGCTTGAATGGAAATCATTACAACGGCAGCAGTAAATCTATAGAAATAGCTGGGGAACATATTAATTTAGTTGAATTGTCAAAGGAGCGTACACCGTATGTAGGTGAAAACAGCAAGGTTGGTCAAATCGTTTATAGTCTTCCAGGGGCAGACTTCGTGTCAGAAATATCTTTGCAAACGAAGAAACACCCTTTTGGACTGACTGTCAACTATGGAAGCAAACAAAATTCAACAAAAAAGAAAGAGGAGTTTGAAACCTACTGGAAAAACGGTCTAGAAGAAAAAGCACTGATGAATGCAACATCTTTTTTCATTTTAATTGATAATGTAGAGGAGATTAATATCAATATTTCAACGGAAGTCCCACAGCATTTCACATTTAACAGGAAGCAACTTGATGATTTTTATGGACGTGATTTGAGGCAGTACGGCAAGGATCCAGAATTATGGAAATCGGAAGTGTTCGATCACAAACTCAATCACCCAGAGAAAATAGAAAAACTTTTTCAAAATATGCAATAA
- a CDS encoding RNA polymerase sigma factor: MTKNELITEWFNRYSDDIYHYFIYRMGTMDVDDYVQDVFVRAMKGLDKFQDLSSPKTWLYRIAMNLAIDEDRKKRRNSWRQKALQMNASLEGNHFQRPEQYFDLRENNVELYNAILSLKSSYRDVVILRGINELSVTESAIALDWKESKVRSTYHRAKLALQKKLGGERNG; this comes from the coding sequence ATGACCAAAAATGAATTGATTACGGAATGGTTTAATCGCTACAGTGATGATATTTATCATTACTTTATTTACCGCATGGGTACCATGGATGTGGATGATTATGTCCAGGATGTATTTGTACGCGCAATGAAAGGGCTTGATAAATTTCAAGATCTTTCATCGCCAAAGACATGGCTTTACCGGATAGCCATGAATCTGGCCATTGATGAGGATCGAAAAAAGAGAAGGAATAGTTGGAGACAAAAAGCATTGCAGATGAATGCCAGTCTTGAAGGGAATCACTTTCAAAGACCTGAGCAGTATTTTGATTTGCGCGAAAATAATGTTGAATTATACAATGCTATTTTATCTCTCAAATCATCTTATAGAGATGTTGTTATTCTGCGAGGAATTAATGAACTTTCAGTGACAGAGTCTGCCATAGCATTGGATTGGAAAGAAAGTAAAGTACGATCCACATACCACCGAGCAAAACTGGCGCTGCAAAAAAAACTGGGAGGTGAAAGGAATGGGTAG
- a CDS encoding DUF5694 domain-containing protein — protein sequence MESKPKIMLLGTIHLAQTDDMHNLEISQLDSLNRQKELKRIVNKIKEFNPTKIAVEVDTKENELLNERYHNYITNKSPLQMNEIDQIAFRLGEILNHKILFGIDWMEKGAGKRGYTDVYNWAKESQPELFQQIFSPPNLNGTKSIRIMLMEVNSSKYQKKDHWSYINMARIGTTHEHVGLDWLIWWYQRNLILFSNLTRITTSPTDRVFLLIGAAHLHLLYQFLEDSEYCDLISPLSYLE from the coding sequence ATGGAGAGTAAGCCAAAAATCATGCTTCTCGGTACGATTCATTTGGCGCAAACAGATGATATGCATAATTTAGAAATAAGTCAACTTGACTCGCTTAACAGGCAGAAGGAACTGAAAAGGATCGTGAACAAGATAAAAGAGTTCAATCCAACTAAAATTGCAGTAGAAGTTGATACAAAAGAAAACGAACTCCTGAATGAACGTTATCACAATTACATAACGAATAAGTCTCCTCTTCAAATGAATGAAATCGATCAGATTGCTTTTCGATTAGGGGAAATATTAAATCACAAAATCCTATTTGGAATCGATTGGATGGAAAAGGGTGCCGGAAAACGCGGATATACGGATGTATATAATTGGGCCAAAGAAAGTCAGCCTGAATTATTTCAGCAAATTTTTTCCCCTCCGAATCTAAATGGAACTAAAAGCATTCGGATTATGTTAATGGAAGTGAACAGTTCAAAATATCAAAAAAAAGATCATTGGTCATACATCAATATGGCAAGGATCGGGACAACACACGAACATGTGGGACTTGATTGGCTGATTTGGTGGTATCAGAGAAACCTGATTCTTTTTTCAAATTTGACTAGGATCACCACATCACCAACCGATCGAGTATTTTTGCTGATCGGAGCTGCACACCTCCATTTACTTTATCAATTCCTTGAGGATAGTGAGTATTGTGATCTGATATCACCTTTATCTTATTTGGAGTAA
- a CDS encoding HAD-IIIA family hydrolase: MKCIEAVFIDRDGTIGGGEEVIYPFSFKPFSYTNKAINILKKEGIPVFAFTNQPGIARGEAAVEDFEKELKGIGFDSVYLCPHTHEECCACRKPGTGMLEKASKEHGLDLKQSVVIGDRWTDLLAAANAGCAKILVKTGAGKSVFEKYTKREFYGAWADIKPDFIAEHLLEAIEWLVDDKQRGSVLHNGE, translated from the coding sequence ATGAAATGCATTGAAGCAGTATTCATTGATCGGGACGGAACCATCGGGGGAGGAGAAGAGGTTATATACCCTTTTTCTTTTAAACCGTTTTCCTATACAAACAAAGCAATCAACATACTGAAAAAAGAAGGTATTCCAGTCTTCGCATTTACCAACCAGCCAGGTATCGCCAGAGGTGAAGCGGCTGTGGAAGATTTTGAGAAGGAATTAAAAGGTATCGGTTTTGATTCCGTTTATCTATGTCCTCATACACATGAAGAGTGTTGTGCTTGTCGTAAACCTGGAACAGGCATGCTTGAAAAAGCCTCGAAGGAGCATGGTCTTGATTTAAAACAAAGCGTAGTGATAGGTGATAGGTGGACTGATCTTTTGGCTGCAGCTAATGCTGGATGTGCAAAGATTCTTGTGAAGACAGGAGCTGGCAAATCGGTCTTTGAAAAATATACGAAACGGGAATTCTATGGCGCTTGGGCAGATATAAAACCGGACTTTATAGCAGAACATCTGTTAGAGGCGATTGAATGGCTTGTTGATGATAAACAAAGGGGGAGTGTCCTTCACAATGGAGAGTAA
- a CDS encoding nucleotidyltransferase family protein has protein sequence MDLIRQIYNPNGKIKMQMNDYHLALHEIEFFQIYPQILFKLKEMGEFESTPSFFQDRLKKRSDEVLYNNLLIKQQVGQICAVFERQEIEAIPLKGINFAERYFGSFAARSTSDIDILIRKEQLAEAVVCVESLGFNKDEPSIAGHFHTTFMKQIPGSKIPLRIELHWNIIKEKTASIPIQQFWNEAACMGEFAYIKELSTYHTFYLMCLHGWRHNMDSLRHFLDIIQIITTYPTEIDFDRLIRDTIEHKTKKRVFRTLSLVYQEFPFLNEIKELPFKMQYVHWAYRFIKEEKESNIKKYINFIDYQFLSFDTSKHMIYELLSWIRPAARK, from the coding sequence ATGGATTTAATTCGCCAGATTTATAATCCGAACGGAAAGATAAAAATGCAAATGAACGATTATCATTTAGCTCTCCACGAAATTGAATTTTTTCAAATCTATCCTCAAATTCTATTCAAGTTGAAGGAAATGGGGGAATTTGAATCCACTCCATCATTTTTTCAGGACCGGCTGAAGAAAAGGTCTGATGAAGTTTTATACAACAATCTACTGATCAAGCAGCAAGTGGGACAAATTTGTGCAGTCTTTGAAAGACAGGAAATCGAAGCAATTCCCTTGAAAGGGATTAATTTTGCAGAAAGATATTTTGGAAGTTTTGCAGCAAGGTCAACGTCTGATATCGATATTCTCATTCGGAAAGAGCAGCTAGCAGAAGCAGTTGTGTGTGTAGAGTCATTAGGGTTCAATAAGGATGAACCTTCAATAGCTGGTCATTTCCATACCACCTTCATGAAACAAATACCCGGATCAAAGATTCCATTAAGGATTGAACTACATTGGAATATCATCAAAGAAAAGACAGCTTCCATCCCTATCCAGCAATTCTGGAATGAAGCTGCTTGCATGGGGGAATTTGCTTATATTAAGGAATTATCGACTTACCATACATTTTATTTGATGTGTCTGCATGGATGGCGCCATAATATGGATTCATTAAGACATTTTTTAGATATTATCCAAATAATCACCACATATCCCACCGAGATTGACTTCGATCGTTTAATACGAGATACAATAGAACATAAAACAAAGAAAAGGGTTTTCCGGACTTTGTCACTGGTATACCAAGAGTTTCCGTTTTTAAATGAGATCAAGGAACTGCCGTTCAAGATGCAATACGTCCATTGGGCATACCGATTCATAAAGGAAGAGAAAGAATCCAATATAAAAAAATATATTAATTTCATTGACTATCAATTTCTTAGCTTCGACACAAGTAAACACATGATTTATGAATTACTATCATGGATTCGGCCAGCTGCAAGAAAATAA